The genomic stretch aagaaagaaagaaagaaaaagaaaaattgaatcaTTATCATCTTACacagaactccaaaaatgggccagacaaaagtattggcaccatcagcctaatacttgatagcacaaccatcaatgagtttcttacaatgctctgctggaattttagaccatttttctCCGGCCAGCTTCTCCgcatctctgagatttgaagggtgccttctccaaactgccatttttagatctctccacaggtgttccatGGAatacaggtctggactcattgctggccactttagaagtctccagtgcgttctctcaaaccattttttagtgtgttttgggtcattgttctgctggaagacccatgacctctgagtgaGCGCAGCTTTCTCACACGGGGCCCTACATTGTGccacaaaatttgttggtagtcttcagacgaccatgcacacggtcaccgAATGAGAAATAGCGAGTGATAGTTGAATTGAGCGAGTGACTTTGTAACTGAAATGCTTCCAAACGCTAGTTTTTAATCgtaaatctctcactcagtAACTTCCGCCAACACAATCCTCACCTACTGTGTTCCTTTCAGTGTCCGGGCAGCAGGCGTGTCTTTTACTTTCGTTCTGCAAGTAGCAGCAGTGTTCCTGTCATGAAATTATCATGGAAAATAATaacttttgaacatttatgaatcataatcgaaaTATCACGTGTCAAATCTCAATGAATCAAATAATCGATATTTTGGCACGCcgctaatatatatactgtatgtactagTATTTGCATCAGAGTACGAATTTTGGTTCTAGATTTACTGTTTGGAGTCAGCTTGTTCTctgtttttaaatagttttgaTTTATGAATTTGAATAGTTTACTATGGTACCTGTGACCAAACGACACGTTACACATCATAAACCAATTGATGTCTATAGTTGTAAAAGAGACACATTTTCAGATCAAAGCAGCCtcaatgctttttttaaatgacgtcAAGGGGTAAACAGTTCATGCATTCAACAAATCAAAGCGTATATAATTCAGGTATGTGTAacatatgtgtatatgtgtatttgtGCACACAATAGAAAAAATATGACAGTATGTTTTCAGACCAGCAGACAGCTTTATTAAGTTCAGGTCTGCAGCTgtcgattatttaggtaatcggttaatctatcaattaattattttaaaattatcggattacgaacatttaatgcgttgcagttcTCAAATACACCTGCCCCTGGACACATCGTCACTCACCAGTGATGTAACCTGGGATCATGGGGCGTTTCGGGTCTTGCAACGATCAGACACCCTCCCCAGGCGACCCAGCCAGGGATGATCAGGCCCCAGCTTGTGTCCAGGTAGCGCTACCCAACTCTCCACGACTCTCCCCTCCTGATCCACAGCCACCTTGATGCCACCTCTGCTGCATCAGTGGCCAACTTAATGGCCTCTCGCTGGCTAGCCCTTGTGATGCCCAACATCTTGTAGGCCCTGCAGAGGGAATAACCCAAAAAACCTCGGCATATTACCTCGATGGGCTGGCATCGTGCCCGCCAACCATTGCTCTGACTCTCTTCCACCAACTCGGAGTACTTCGCCACCTTTCGCTCGTGCGCCTCCTCCATCTGGTCTTCCCATGGCACTGTTAGCGTCAAGAGGACTATCTGCTTGAAGGCTGCTGTTGTGAGAACTATGTCTATCCTTGCTGTTGTCTTGGCGACCACCTCTGGGAACTTCAGCTGTCTCCCCAGATCAGCTCTTAGCTCCCAATCGCGCGCTTTTGCTAAAAGGCTTCTCCCCAGCCCTGACAAAATTGATGGTGTTTCTTACAGGCCAGAGAGTCTTGCTGTGACTGATCCCACTGCAGACAACCTTTACTATGGCTTTCAAGACCTGGTCTTGGTGCCATCGGTAGCGCCCTTCtcccaggactctctcgcagagTACGTTTTaggatatgtaaaacaaataaacaagtgtgtatgcttgcaataacatttattatggcttgctaacattaaactttcaaaagagcattaaagccGAGTAtaacataaaacataaaattcatgagtttctttaaactatgcagaattgcactttcatttcacaagagcaataaatgcatttcaaggtagattaaaatacctgagtttggCCTcaacgatattaaaaaaaacaaacaaaaaacaaaaaaaacccaaaagaacaactggctaacttgcagagcaaatgtccactagcttaacagggagcagccggattcagccatgttagacgagttacGGCACGGTTACTGTTGCcacgagagggcagtgtatccacccaaattcaataaaactaaatgtaacacaaaacaaacaattacaaAGTCACtctaatagcgtaccgcacgaatgctatttttagactgtgacgtcgcCATAGTAGCGCTGAAGTGAGTTGTTATAGACATGCCCtcacatacaatccatgttatttctgcttgttttctccagtaatctttcgaaaaagaacatgccgatcaaacgctgctgctatggaacttgtagaaccgactctagacattacgacataagaaggatgttttcttcatacgtttcccgaaaccaaaaactcgaagaaaaaatggatcaacttgtgcagaCATCCAaaaaccagtttaacgccagcaaggtgaagccattcacatttcatatgcagtaaacattttgttgggggccatggtcctacagacaacgaagaggtaagccattttgatattattacttatttttatgcgtggcgttttgccatgctgcttctgtcctgacctgaaaaaaattaaaatggtatctgactgccactgtcacccttaaaaaaacaactttagtaagtgggaagtataaataaattatagagttaagatttgttattattgGAAAATTTTAAACCGTCTAAGccagggatgtccaaactttttgcaaagagggccaggattggtgtggtaaaaatatctggggccgaccttggctgacgtcctttacgcagaacaatatgtttaagcaaattttagcaagccattctgtgtcacatttgctttattattttttttaataaattcaacaatctcgcaactagcgttctctttcgactctggggctcttgcgaaatactgctgctgtgaaattaaactagcttcaaaagttgcttcaatttctcattgcgtatcttccctgtaatcttgtcgtacatgtcagcgtgtctttttTGGTAGTATCACCTCacattgaattctttaaaaacagcgactgtctctttgcaaatgaggcagacacagttgttgcgtattttattgaagaaatagtccaatttccacctatccttgaagcgtcagccgtcgcagtcaacgttttttttgttgttgattgtcgccattttagaaaattggaagtcaaggatcacacggggtaatgttgcttagcgtgctgctgccttttagtgggtaaatgaggagcagcatttagtgtgcaagctacttcatatgctggtagcagtactgcttaccaatttattaagtctgtgtgcgggccagacgttattgatcttatgacagaggctgggggccggatgaaatttgaccacgggccgcatttggcccccgggccgcactttggacatgtctggtctaagctgtcactgagtagcttttgcgatcgctacacaaaaatggcaatgtaaattgcccacaGGAATGGTCAGAGAGGTAAGACaagcagaggatataatatataagaagacAGAAAaattggtggtaaaggatagattgttgaaacaggagaacgtcattgtcagaggcgtaaggcaatgcacaaaagaaaaaggtgtcgataaaaaaagctaactctggatcaggtcggcactTTTTCCCGTGTTTTTCAGCCttcaacactcaagccatctctttaactgaacatttgtatgttctcccacatctttaccagtaaatttggcaccagggacatcattttcagacagaattggtaggtttagctcaataaacatctcgttcgtacattatttccatgcatttactattaaaggggaactttgaagtaaggttggccaaccatgtttttgaataatatcaatggctaaacaattataagcatattttcattattttttttaacgcaacccttccagattctttgtttaacccatagcaacgcccttgacaacgaaaatgcttttcttcggcaatcttcggaaattacgtcacacctagacgtgcgagggaagtccaccatagaacagtattgtttgttgcattgcttctcggtaagatgccacagcggtgtgtggcgatgttttgttctcgctcaaacgaaaagttggccaaaggatagcagggcacgtaaatggacatctttcgttcgcacgaagcgaatgaatttcacgccatcatcgagtagtgttctctgctgcaaacacttcgaagatgcctgcttccttaaccggtctgcttatgatcaaggatttgccaaaaagtaagtgtgatttttggatagatgactgatgactttgtcaaagcatagctgcctactgttgtggaattgaacagtataagctatgagagccgctgacaggtgacagctgaaaaatagcgtgttggtttagcgtagccattgagtcaatctcgcagcgaatcagcgagcgcgcaggtcacgcagtgaatcatgggaaatgtagtctcgggacaacactgaagtggtgctttgtaatctgttcgcttgtgtgaaaaaactacatttcctcacgccattagacgccaattcctgccgagctgtgttctaacttttccataagaactgctccatgtgttaataaagagacaaggttgtcagcgcgttgtgtgttcgatacatttgtaaacaaaaagctcataacgagacactatgcacaatctgtttaagagacgctggagtgggaggcgaggaggagatcggcgagaagcaaaacttcgcggtcgaatgtggcggcagtccgctattattttgttttcttattgttgccacaataaagtggagaaagccatcgaagactcatctccttctttccccccaacgtttttatattattattttatatgcacgagagctgccggatctgccaaaatgaacatgaagtctgattattattttttttaacaatgtcatcagatagacaaaaacataacattatgtgcaaatgcctgcatcttcaaatcataaaaataataacagcctatatcttaccaatgttgtaatctcgatgggtcttgtatccattccatgtcaggtagtctaggtacattgtttgcattctgattagcgtctggctaatacatgttagatccaacataaaattccaaggtcctcttcttcctccaactcttcaaaaacttggatctcctcccttgcgctctgtctatcgcttatatcgctgtttgaatcattgtttgaagggctttgtttggcggccgtatgtgtggcggccgtatgtatggagctgccaacgctgttcccggtgtgacgtatcacttccgggttcgtcccctttcggctcgaacttcggaaacgcgattattttgtcaaatatacaacatataaattattttttcatgctttatttggtggacaatgtttaattactttacttttgaccctatttggcatgtgaagaaattagttcacACTACAGCTTTAAGGACAAACGGAAGGTTGACCCGgcaagcaacaattgctaacgtcatgaatattaatgagcaaaagtgacgtgttgcttgcgctaCGCCATTAAACGAATcttcgaagcagcaaattttgttttgaagcgaccttAATCCTTGCAGCACTATTAactaattaaattaaatgtatttatttggaaTTTCGTTGTGTTATATGCTAACACGTTAACGTATGGTTGGATAAGGTACTGAAAATcagtcattaaaaaattattattcatCTATAAATCTGATCTGGTTTGTGGCGCTAAGAACAACATATTGAAGACGTCAGCTATGGAAATGTTGAGTTGCGTTTACAAAGACATTACACAACTCCAGCAGCAGCATCATTGCTTAATACATGAGTGACATTGAAACAAAAATGGATCAGGTCATATATAAGACATACTATAACATAGAGTAATGTGAGACCGATTAAACAGGTGAAAAGATGAtgaaatacaaaacatttcctcatATCTACTAACAAGACCAGTCTTGATACATATTTCCAAACAAAAGGCGTCAACAGGTTACCATTACTTCACTGCATTTCCTGGATGTCTATTTTGCATTTTCCAGGATGTAGCCAGAGTGTGTCACATCTTGTGGCTTTTAAACAAACCAcacccctttttttttctctttgtttccCCTTTTTTTCCATAGAAGGCGCACATGACAAGAGCAGAGGCATTTTTCTCGGAGTCTTACAGAGACCCCACAGAGACCGACCACTGACGTACCGTGACGCCCGAATCTACTTTCAACTTACCTCCTCAGGCAGTCTGGATAAGTTGCAATTGACATTTCGTGTTGGACTTCAGAAACAAGCCTGGCTTTCATGCTGCTGTTTGAACACGGGGGAAATCACTTGCAAAGGTCACTGAGCCCATTTCCTTTTCTTTGCTCCCGGTGCGTCTAAATAGACTTGGAACAGCCCCCTTTCAACAGTTCCTCACTTACTGGAACATATCTATTGAGTGAGGAAGTACggtaaaaaataaagttgactcTGGGATGACACAGTAGCCTACATTTGTTTTTAACACAATTTAATAATGCAGTTGTAGAGGTGAGCCTATATGTCAGTCaagtttaaattcaatcattggTTGTTTCAActtgaaaaaatacatattttcatcTTCACAGAGAAACctacctacaaaaaaaaaaaaaagaatgaaagtgAGAATTCTGCCTAATGCCATCAATACACGTCAGAAAGTTGCCATAATTCAAAATTCCATTGGCAGGTAAGGTTCCtatcttagccatatatgagtctccatgagaagcggcataaaaaaattcaaagtcattctctaataaaatcccgattatttttttatccaggtaaaacaaaacttaaaatggctataaaattctcagattttacactagatgcacaaaaatcaccaaatgcagagataataacctatattttcaggatcaatagcaatatttaacatatcatataagtttttgcccaaaataccaacttatttttcttttacttactgcatgttttcaacagctaataaatcactcaattttcacatcagaaacttaatacttgaggaaaacatgcagaatcaattagaaTATATAAACAGATTACTAATAAATTCTATGTACAGTCAACtttttatagaatagaatagccctttattgtcattatacagttgtacaatgaaattgtggagcatttccCTTTGCAGCGCattataagttaaaatctcaaaagcgatttgcaagtataaaatctgaataaacaaACATAAAATGCGTATGAGACAGCCctttgttcaggcagtgcaaataatcgacgtgaagtagcagcagtttgacagttaaggctttgaatattgcaggtgagtaagtattgcacatagaatatagcATATAAATGAATATTAGACTATGCCTTGGAGCATTTCCCTTTGCAGTgcatgataagttaaaatctcaaaactgacttgcaagtatataacctaaataaacaaatataaaacgCGTATGAGATAGCCCTATGTTTAGGCACTGCAAATAATCGGAGTTATTTATATTTATGAATACtttatgaataaatatatttataaattatttatagatatggacgtaaaacggtctcgattcttggttaaaagcataagaAATTGTGCAGGTAGTATTTATGTTacgtaaacgtggcaaatgtgcggctcgtctaaGTTtattgtggcgccgccttaccacattTCCACAACAGAgtgttttacgttgaaattcttgtgaataaatgcttaaatcactgaattctttatagatatggacgtaacagtctcaattcttggttaaaagagcaaaaaaaggtATGTATGccgaagaatgacgccaatgccgtagcgattAATTTCTCccagtgatttttttcacgtttcaaaatgcatgcatgatacgaaaattataatatttaccttgaatcctcgaaccaatcactcctgagacaatccttcctgttcgcatgtggtacagcttttgtagttcttcaaaaatccaagcttaaatccgacatgagtgtgtgccgtcttcagctattactaaatgaagctcggcccacTATGATAAGGCGTGACgcgaagaatgacgaagtgtcaggtcaataggtaATGCAATCTATGAttgggtttttaaaatgtatttagagtggagaaaatacatatttgaacatcttgctattttgcaagttctccaacttagaaatcatggatgagtctgaaattttcatcataggtgcatgtccaatgtgagagagataatctaaaaagtaaATTGAGAAATCACAAGgcatgatttttaaacaatttatttgtgtgatacactgCAAATAGGTATTCAAACACCTGTCAATCAGCtacaattctgaccctgaaagacctgttagtccagtccacctccactccatgtattatcctgaatcagatgcgcttgtttgaggtcgatagcagcaccaagacacctgtccaccccataataTCAGACTCAAACTTCTAAtatggctaagaccaaagagttgtccaAAGGCGGCTGCCGCGGCCCTTCTGTCAACGGGCTCGTCGGCGGGGGCCTGCTGGGGGCCGTAGGGCCTGGAGTGGTGCTTTTTGTCCCCTGCCGGTGGGGTGGGTATCCCCTGATCTCAGGCCACCACATCAACAAAAGCGAAAGCACTGAGAGCATTAAACCTCGTGGGGAACCGtaatgctaaagccaagaaactttTCACGATTAGAGAAGAACTTATtatgaccaaggatatttgccgctaagttttaggagaggccacaGTTAAAATATAGGTTGATTCAGCAtctggtgagttacattttccctgtacttaataggggtgtgacaaaatatcgaaatcttgacatatcgtgatactttgtatcccaaaaggttatcgatacgctcctgccaagaatcgagatatcgttttaaaaagatgtcaagggctatttgcaggccatggcattgactggatgagtctttctccaagggatgctttaacagttttaggtctgtggcatgatgcgttgtcatcttggaaaattacaaacattttcaactgaagggataagaaagctgtctaaaatttcaatgtaaacttgtgcatttactgAAGAttcaaccacagccatctccccagtgcctttgcctgacatgtaaccccatatcatcaaggactgagggaattttgatgtcttcttcaggcagttgtctttgtaaatctcactggaacgggacCAAACAAagtatcatcaccttgtcaagagtcaagaatctgcattggacaaggtgtcaagagtcaagaatctgcattggacaaggtgatgatgctggaacttttgtttggtgctgttccagtgggaccttaaatggcccaaaattacctaattgcctggcattgactgccaccaacagccatagacgtcaaatttgattgaagtgggtcggatggcagcgaatgttcattcgctgccaccctcccacttcaaacagattggacttctactagtgataaattccaattcacacttgaagcttttttttctgttaattagttgtttgcagaatatcctagaatgatttcctgaccaatgtatcgataatcgttgtatcgccatatcgtcagatcattgttatcgagAGCTCTGTATTGTAAATCATATCGTATctagaggtaccaagaggttcccactcgtaATACTTTACGTTCGTTTTTAGTCCCGTCGTGtttatttaatgtatttttctgccaAACATTGCCAGTCCgtgaaaaaaggcccacatcatagtggttcattatgcaaaaaaggttggggaccactggagTACAGTCTACATTAACGATATTTGAGTCAAACACTTTACAAATTAATACACTTTTTTGCTTTGTACCGGTGAATTATTgcaattcttttttaaaatgcagAGTGACAACGTGTCTCTGAAGTCCGTTTTCACTATCCCACAAGTGATTCACTTTGAAAACTCCCTGTTCTGCCACAAAAGTCTCAAACAGGTGCAGGCCACCACCCACGCCAAAATAGTGGGACTTGGTTGCTAAGTAGACACGTCCCTGCGGTGCCAACAGTTTATGGAAGGTGTTGTGTAGTGCAAGGTAATAAGCAGTGTTGTAGATTGTCTCTGAAGTCATGATAATGTCATATTTTAGTGGTGGGTCTTGACTTGAGACCAAAGTAAGAAAGGTGCGCCAGTCACCAGAAAAGAACCGGCACCTTGGCAACAGATCTTTTCTGTCATGTTTTGCTTTTGTCTTACACTTGTCGTTTTCTTTGTCGGTTTTTCTTATACCTTTTCCTTTACCTTGCTCATCATCCTCGCCGTCATCATCTTGGCAATTGATAATGACATTAGACATGGTGAGCTGCTCAATGACTGTACTGTTGTAATCCTGAAAGTGAACCTTATTGGCACCTCTCTTCAAGGACAAAATCCCCAAAAGCCCGGCACCACAGCCGAGGTCCAAAATGCCTTTGCCGCCGAATGTCTCGCCTTCCCTCTCGATTACTTCTAGGAGGTCATACGTGCACTCCCACACCTTCAGTCCCCCCTCATACACTCCCGAGATGAGGTCAGATCTCTGCTCGGCCGTGCGGGACAGAACGTTCTCCGTGTCCTCCCTCTCATAGATCGTCTTCTCAAAAACAGTCTCGTTCAAGAAGTGTAGGGGAGGAAGACTGCCGATGGTgagggtttcagaaatggcgtcATCGAGTAGGTGCTGAGGATCAGAGGGtggaaagtgttctttggcctctTTTACGGTTTCTTCTGGGTTGCCACTGTCATTCACCTGAAAGTAATGTAGTATTGATTCAGTTACTACATACCAAAGCCTCGTTTATACAGCCAAAGTTCTCTATTCTCACACATTGAGCGTGTTACTCCTGTGATTCAGGCCATTCTCATCTCATAAAAAATATAACTCAATTATCATCATAATGTAAAATGAAACAAAGTAAGTATGACACCATAAAGCAAGTTTATTTCATacttcacgcggtattttatgctcctgaatgaaaggggccccttggatgtgtgtggaagcaatcgttttatatattcaatttttgaattccgcgccatgaaaatgagtgacttccggctccagtcttgggtttaggacgaatgtgaatgtgaagtcacccgggtcagcagcacacaatacagcattgctttacagaatgcagatggactgctgaATCATTTGATTTAGCggataaattctttttttttttcacatcacgccagccaaacggctgcaggcttttgtagctgcaccagggagaggcgtg from Corythoichthys intestinalis isolate RoL2023-P3 chromosome 10, ASM3026506v1, whole genome shotgun sequence encodes the following:
- the mettl18 gene encoding histidine protein methyltransferase 1 homolog produces the protein MSFCFNFDVDAPTNTQDMLGNASLNDKIDRVVKRVNDSGNPEETVKEAKEHFPPSDPQHLLDDAISETLTIGSLPPLHFLNETVFEKTIYEREDTENVLSRTAEQRSDLISGVYEGGLKVWECTYDLLEVIEREGETFGGKGILDLGCGAGLLGILSLKRGANKVHFQDYNSTVIEQLTMSNVIINCQDDDGEDDEQGKGKGIRKTDKENDKCKTKAKHDRKDLLPRCRFFSGDWRTFLTLVSSQDPPLKYDIIMTSETIYNTAYYLALHNTFHKLLAPQGRVYLATKSHYFGVGGGLHLFETFVAEQGVFKVNHLWDSENGLQRHVVTLHFKKELQ